Proteins from a genomic interval of Harpia harpyja isolate bHarHar1 chromosome 9, bHarHar1 primary haplotype, whole genome shotgun sequence:
- the PRPF3 gene encoding U4/U6 small nuclear ribonucleoprotein Prp3 isoform X1 produces MSLSKRELDELKPWIEKTVKRVLGFSEPTVVTAALNCVGKGMDKKKAADHLKPFLDDSTLRFVDKLFEAVEEGRSSRHSKSNSDRNRKRELKDVFGDDSEVSKESSGVKKRRIPRFEEVEDEPEVIPGPPSESPGMLTKLQIKQMMEAATRQIEERKKQLSFISPPTPQPKISSSSQSERLPIGNTIQPSQAATFMNDAIEKARKAAELQARIQAQLALKPGLIGNANMVGLANLHAMGIAPPKVELKDQTKPTPLILDEQGRTVDATGKEIELTHRMPTLKANIRAVKREQFKQQLKEKPSEDMESNTYFDPRVSITPAQRQKRTFKFHEKGKFEKIAQRLRTKAQLEKLQAEISQAARKTGIHTSTKLALITPKKELKEGEIPEIEWWDSYIIPNGLDLKGGTSSKRDEYFGITNLVEHPAQLNPPVDSDTPVTLGVYLTKKEQKKLRRQTRREAQKELQEKVRLGLMPPPEPKVRISNLMRVLGTEAVQDPTKVEAHVRAQMAKRQKAHEEANAARKLTAEQRKAKKVKKLKEDVSQGVHIAVYRVRNLSNPAKKFKIEANAGQLYLTGVVVLHKDVNVVVVEGGPKAQKKFKRLMLHRIKWDEQTSNTKGEDDDESDEESVKKTNKCSLVWEGTAKDRSFGEMKFKQCPTENMAREHFKKHGAEHYWDLALSESVLESTD; encoded by the exons ATGTCACTCTCCAAAAGGGAATTGGATGAGCTGAAACCATGGATCGAGAAGACAGTGAAGCGAGTCCTGGGGTTCTCGGAGCCCACTGTGGTCACCGCAGCGCTGAACTGCGTCGGGAAGGGCATGGACAAAAAGAAAGCAGCCG ACCACCTCAAACCCTTTCTTGACGATTCCACCTTGCGATTTGTGGACAAGCTCTTTGAAGCAGTGGAGGAAGGCCGAAGCTCCAGGCACTCCAAATCCAACAGCGACCGGAACCGGAAGCGAGAGCTGAAG GATGTGTTTGGCGATGACTCTGAGGTATCCAAGGAATCCTCTGGCGTCAAGAAGCGGCGCATACCGCGATTCGAGGAAGTGGAGGATGAGCCTGAGGTCATTCCAGGCCCACCGTCAGAGAGCCCTGGGATGCTGACCAAGCTACAG ATCAAACAGATGATGGAGGCAGCCACACGGCAGattgaagagaggaaaaagcagctgagttTTATCAGTCCTCCGACACCACAG ccaaaaatttcttcttcatcCCAATCGGAACGTCTCCCCATCGGCAACACGATCCAGCCCTCCCAGGCAGCGACATTCATGAACGATGCCATTGAGAAGGCCAGGAAGGCTGCGGAGCTGCAGGCCCGAATCCAGGCTCAGCTGGCCTTGAAACCGGGGCTCATTGGCAACGCCAACATGGTGGGGCTGGCCAACCTGCACGCAATGGGGATCGCGCCACC GAAAGTGGAGCTGAAGGATCAGACAAAGCCAACGCCACTGATCTTGGATGAGCAAGGCCGAACTGTTGATGCGACTGGTAAAGAGATTGAGTTGACTCACCGCATGCCAACCCTAAAAGCAAACATCAGAGCTGTGAAGAGAGAGCAGTTCAAACAACAGCTTAAAGAAAAGCCCTCGGAAGATATGGAGTCGAACACTTACTTTGACCCCCGGGTCTCCATAACCCCAGCCCAGCGTCAGAAACGCACCTTTAAGTTCCATGAAAAAGGCAAATTTGAGAAAATTGCCCAGAGGTTGCGAACGAAG GCTCAACTAGAAAAACTGCAGGCAGAGATCTCGCAGGCTGCCAGGAAGACGGGGATACACACCTCCACCAAGTTGGCTCTTATTACCCCAAAGAAGGAGCTGAAAGAGGGGGAGATCCCAGAGATAGAGTGGTGGGACTCCTACATCATCCCTAATGGCCTTGACTT AAAAGGTGGAACATCTTCAAAGAGGGACGAGTACTTCGGGATCACAAACCTCGTGGAGCACCCAGCACAGCTCAACCCGCCAG TGGACAGTGACACACCAGTGACCCTGGGTGTTTATTTAACtaagaaagagcagaagaaattaCGGCGACAGACTCGGAGAGAAGCccagaaggagctgcaagagaaAGTCAGGCTGGGCCTGATGCCACCGCCAGAGCCCAAAG TAAGAATTTCAAACTTGATGCGAGTACTGGGGACAGAAGCTGTTCAGGACCCAACAAAAGTCGAAGCTCACGTTAGAGCGCAGATGGCGAAGAGACAGAA AGCTCATGAAGAAGCAAATGCTGCGAGAAAGCTCACAGCAGAACAGCGAAAAGCAAAGAAGgttaaaaagctgaaagaagaCGTGTCGCAGGGAGTTCACATAGCTGTGTACAG GGTCAGAAACTTGAGCAATCcagcaaaaaaattcaaaatcgAGGCGAATGCTGGCCAGCTGTACTTAACAGGCGTGGTGGTTTTACACAAAGATGTCAACGTGGTCGTGGTAGAAGGAG GTCCgaaagcacagaagaaattcAAACGTCTTATGCTTCACCGAATAAAATGGGACGAGCAAACATCAAACACAAAGGGAGAGG atgatgaTGAGTCCGACGAGGAGtctgttaagaaaacaaacaaatgctctCTGGTTTGGGAG GGCACAGCGAAAGACCGCAGCTTTGGCGAAATGAAATTTAAGCAGTGCCCCACGGAGAACATGGCACGGGAGCACTTTAAGAAGCACGGCGCGGAGCATTACTGGGACCTGGCCCTCAGCGAGTCCGTGCTGGAGTCCACAGACTGA
- the PRPF3 gene encoding U4/U6 small nuclear ribonucleoprotein Prp3 isoform X2, with amino-acid sequence MLTKLQIKQMMEAATRQIEERKKQLSFISPPTPQPKISSSSQSERLPIGNTIQPSQAATFMNDAIEKARKAAELQARIQAQLALKPGLIGNANMVGLANLHAMGIAPPKVELKDQTKPTPLILDEQGRTVDATGKEIELTHRMPTLKANIRAVKREQFKQQLKEKPSEDMESNTYFDPRVSITPAQRQKRTFKFHEKGKFEKIAQRLRTKAQLEKLQAEISQAARKTGIHTSTKLALITPKKELKEGEIPEIEWWDSYIIPNGLDLKGGTSSKRDEYFGITNLVEHPAQLNPPVDSDTPVTLGVYLTKKEQKKLRRQTRREAQKELQEKVRLGLMPPPEPKVRISNLMRVLGTEAVQDPTKVEAHVRAQMAKRQKAHEEANAARKLTAEQRKAKKVKKLKEDVSQGVHIAVYRVRNLSNPAKKFKIEANAGQLYLTGVVVLHKDVNVVVVEGGPKAQKKFKRLMLHRIKWDEQTSNTKGEDDDESDEESVKKTNKCSLVWEGTAKDRSFGEMKFKQCPTENMAREHFKKHGAEHYWDLALSESVLESTD; translated from the exons ATGCTGACCAAGCTACAG ATCAAACAGATGATGGAGGCAGCCACACGGCAGattgaagagaggaaaaagcagctgagttTTATCAGTCCTCCGACACCACAG ccaaaaatttcttcttcatcCCAATCGGAACGTCTCCCCATCGGCAACACGATCCAGCCCTCCCAGGCAGCGACATTCATGAACGATGCCATTGAGAAGGCCAGGAAGGCTGCGGAGCTGCAGGCCCGAATCCAGGCTCAGCTGGCCTTGAAACCGGGGCTCATTGGCAACGCCAACATGGTGGGGCTGGCCAACCTGCACGCAATGGGGATCGCGCCACC GAAAGTGGAGCTGAAGGATCAGACAAAGCCAACGCCACTGATCTTGGATGAGCAAGGCCGAACTGTTGATGCGACTGGTAAAGAGATTGAGTTGACTCACCGCATGCCAACCCTAAAAGCAAACATCAGAGCTGTGAAGAGAGAGCAGTTCAAACAACAGCTTAAAGAAAAGCCCTCGGAAGATATGGAGTCGAACACTTACTTTGACCCCCGGGTCTCCATAACCCCAGCCCAGCGTCAGAAACGCACCTTTAAGTTCCATGAAAAAGGCAAATTTGAGAAAATTGCCCAGAGGTTGCGAACGAAG GCTCAACTAGAAAAACTGCAGGCAGAGATCTCGCAGGCTGCCAGGAAGACGGGGATACACACCTCCACCAAGTTGGCTCTTATTACCCCAAAGAAGGAGCTGAAAGAGGGGGAGATCCCAGAGATAGAGTGGTGGGACTCCTACATCATCCCTAATGGCCTTGACTT AAAAGGTGGAACATCTTCAAAGAGGGACGAGTACTTCGGGATCACAAACCTCGTGGAGCACCCAGCACAGCTCAACCCGCCAG TGGACAGTGACACACCAGTGACCCTGGGTGTTTATTTAACtaagaaagagcagaagaaattaCGGCGACAGACTCGGAGAGAAGCccagaaggagctgcaagagaaAGTCAGGCTGGGCCTGATGCCACCGCCAGAGCCCAAAG TAAGAATTTCAAACTTGATGCGAGTACTGGGGACAGAAGCTGTTCAGGACCCAACAAAAGTCGAAGCTCACGTTAGAGCGCAGATGGCGAAGAGACAGAA AGCTCATGAAGAAGCAAATGCTGCGAGAAAGCTCACAGCAGAACAGCGAAAAGCAAAGAAGgttaaaaagctgaaagaagaCGTGTCGCAGGGAGTTCACATAGCTGTGTACAG GGTCAGAAACTTGAGCAATCcagcaaaaaaattcaaaatcgAGGCGAATGCTGGCCAGCTGTACTTAACAGGCGTGGTGGTTTTACACAAAGATGTCAACGTGGTCGTGGTAGAAGGAG GTCCgaaagcacagaagaaattcAAACGTCTTATGCTTCACCGAATAAAATGGGACGAGCAAACATCAAACACAAAGGGAGAGG atgatgaTGAGTCCGACGAGGAGtctgttaagaaaacaaacaaatgctctCTGGTTTGGGAG GGCACAGCGAAAGACCGCAGCTTTGGCGAAATGAAATTTAAGCAGTGCCCCACGGAGAACATGGCACGGGAGCACTTTAAGAAGCACGGCGCGGAGCATTACTGGGACCTGGCCCTCAGCGAGTCCGTGCTGGAGTCCACAGACTGA